Within the Nicotiana tabacum cultivar K326 chromosome 11, ASM71507v2, whole genome shotgun sequence genome, the region CAACCCTAAAATCTTTGGCTTTGCATTATCAAGATTAATAATACCAACAGGGATAGTGTAATATTTAGTTTGTAACAACTTACATTAAATTACTTGGTCTTGTACAAATATCAAGTGCAATTAAGCGTGTGTttgatatgaagaaaaatatttttctaaaaaatattcttagaaaataaataatttccttTTTCGCAAGTATTATAGGGGGCAGAGGTGTAAACCGGTGGATTTTGGGGTGTGGGATCGGGGTTGCATTTGGAGGGAGTGGGGGTAGTGGTGTTGAGGTAGGCCTAAGGGGTCAAGGGCGGGGGAGAACGGGGTGCATGGCCAGAGGTTGAGGGTGTTGGGGTCCGGGTGTCTGTGGGTGTTGGGGACTTGTGGTGGGGGAGTAAGGGTTCGGGGGAGATGGGGTGCGGACAGGGATGGGGAGGAGAGAATTTTACTTTTTGCCAGCTCCTTAGTTgagaaagtaaataaaataatgtCGGGTTTATGACAATCTAACTTTTGAAAGACTAAACAATTTTCAAGCTCCCTTCCACCCTCAACCAATTAGGGTAAAGTGTTCATTCATACCTTCAACAGATAGCTCCAACTTAATGCGTTATGAGATTGTTTTAAACTATAATAAAAAGTAGAGAGgtaaatttaataattttcttaaatataCTTTTCAAATGATAGAGCTGTCAATATGGGCAGGGCTGGGTTAGCCCAGCCCAGCCTACATGGGCTTTATCAATTAACAGGCTGGCTGGTTTAGCTCACCATTTTAATGGGCCTTATAATGGTCAGCCCACCCTAGCACTATGTGGGTTGCGGGCCCCACGGGTCGGCccatcattttttaaaatataatttcatattttttctttaagttctaacttaaataaaataaatatttaaaagttaaaaaaatcttATTGGAAATATTTCACAAAACTTACTAACTTTTTATACTGttccaatatatcacaataaacaCTAAAAAAGTAAAAGGCGAGACTATATTTCATTCACGAAAAGTCAAAACTCAGaacaaactattcaagagaaCGTGACGCTTATGTAATATCtaacacatcatcttcatcaaacacatttgaatccgcttgtgagaaggttgtcttaacatcttcactttcatctacaTCTACAATTCGTATGCAATATTAATTTGTTATATATTaagaataattaaaattttaaaactaacTAACGTTTGAAGGCTTTTATCTTTTAATATGAagagcttaataaactttaagcTTGAGATACTCTCCTTATTATTTTTTGtgtcatatattttttatattttatatattttaaatatatatttttattaggcCCAAGGGACAGCCCAACCAACATCAGTTAAGCCTTACGGGCCACGAGCTTACTCAGATCTGACTTAAAAGCCTCGTTTTTAAATGGGCTCCAAAAATTGTAGCCAGCCCAGCCCTGCTAAATCACATGGGAGCCCATATTGCCGCTCTACGAATGAAGATAAAATAAGAGACTAGCAAAGGTATATAATGAATGGACATGGACAATAAAATCGAAAGTTTTAGAGGAGATGAGCAAATgggttttttccctttttattattTGACCCcacttatttttaattttcaacaaAAGTAGGAGTAAGGGTCAAGAAAAGCCCGCGAAGAGACGTTCTTATTTGGCGTGTGGTCAACACAGCGTCATGTttgctctttctctctctcttctcttcttcCTCATCTACACATAAACTACTCCATCTCCCTTGCTCTTTTCCTTCCTCTCAACTCTCTCTTTCTTCACAAGATCTTTTCTTCTACTATTTGTCCTGAGGTACATTTGCTTTTCAAATTCACTACATTATTTATTACTACGTATCAACATTTGAATTGTTCAGGTAATTTCAGTTTGTGTTTTGCTTGATTTGGGTTGTTGATCGAATTTGTCAAGTGGGTATTAATTCTGATAGTTGTTGATTAATGAATTTTCCTTAAATAGACAAAATTCTGAAATTGGAAAGAAACGGTCCAAATGGACAtggaggattcatatagccgactccAACTAGTTTAAGATTGAGTCGTAGTAGTTACTCACTTGTTGTTATCTGGCAAATGGGTTTTGTTTTTAAGCTGAAATTGGATCTGTATTCATCTATGGTATAAGGAGTATCTATTTTAATCATAAAATCGTTTGCTTTTCTCTTGTTCTGTtatttactttttagttttttttttttttttttttttttgttggttaTAATTACATATTGTAGAATGGATGCCCAGGAAATGgttaaataaaacaaataatgtGTAGTTGCCCCAGTTAAACGTATATGGAGCAAGTTTCTTTGAAGGTTTTAGGTGTTAGAAAAATACTTATGGAGAATAGAATTTTAGCTTTAGGTGTTTCAAGTACATTGTCCTTAAAGATATTTCACTTACATAATGAATGATATAATAAAACGTACCCCGGGATTCAACAAGCTCCTCTGGTTATAAACTATAAACAGAAACAACAAAATTTTAAATAGAGAAAACCCAACTTAGAAGAGATAGGAGGACAAAATGAAGGAATTAAAGAAATCCGTATTTAGTTCTCCGAAAAACCATGTATAGGTGTTGCTCTAACGGCTGGTTTGGCTATTTTAAGTTAAGGGAAAATATTAAACAAtagtaagtaataaaaataaGGGACACTTCCTTTTGTGATGCCCATTAATTTCCAACATTAGGTTTGCTTAAACCAACCTATGAGCTTTTTTTAATAGTTAGGCTAATACTTGTTATGATGAAAAACACTAATTAGATATTGTCCAAATTCAAAACTACTTGTTCAAACATTTTTGTTTGTAAGCAATATGTATACTTGAACTTGAACCTCATAATATTCTGGTTCTAAGACATATATGTACTTGAATCTATACCTTACAAATATAGGTTAAAGAATATGTGCGAGTGCATACTGAATGTTGCTATATCGGCCTTTGTATTCTGAAAACATCTTCAGCTGTTCTTCTATATTGCTATTTTTATTACCAGTTTGGCTTTATAAAGATCCATAACTGAGCTCCTCTATTATTTGAATAGAGATTTATGTTTTGTATATGATTTTAGTTGTGTTCTACAACTATTTGTGGATTCTTTTCTTGACTTCCTTAATGCTTGATGCCATAAAAAGAGTTGATAGCTtatgattcttcgtcctcatgcTTGCTTTGGTAATTGGTATTTGAAGCTTCTGTTGCTAAaaatatcctttgatttttgTGTAGGTCATCCTTCTTCTTGTAAAATGGAGTTCTTTAGGAATACAAGTGATGACACTTCAAGTTTCAAGCAAGACATTGTTAGTTGCCCATTTTTAAGGAATATCAGTGAGCCGACTAATTTTTCCTTCTCAAGCTCCGTTGCTTTCCCCATTCCAGTAAGTTGTTAATTGTTCACTTATTTGCAGAATAAGTTTTTCTTGCATATTGATGAATTTATCTTGCTAAGGCCTCTCATTTTGTCTGCCATCAATCAGGGGCAGAGAGACAGTATAAGTTACGGGTTCGGTCAAATCTAATAACTTTTGCTTAGACCTAATATTTGTACTAGAAAATCCATTAAATATGTGTAAATATTCAATTTTAAACCCAGTAACTATAATATGCTATGGGTTCGGTGACAAGTttagaacccataaacttcaaattttggCTCTGCCGCTACCACCAATAGCATGGCAGAGCTACATGCACCCAAGGGGTGTCAACCGACACCCTTACACTGTTTAGCgtagtaatttttaaaaaatatatgtatatatactatataatgacaCCCTTTGACTTATTggtgagtttatttctttatatttgaCTCCCCTTAATGAAAATCATGGCTCCGCCACTGGGTATGACGATGTCTTGGTCATACTAAAACTGAAGTGATGTCTTTCTCACTATTGCCCTTGCACTTGAATCAGGTACGTGGAGGAAAAGGTCCTATATTTGAGGATGGTCCTAACTTTGACAGGGCATTCAGGCTTTTCCATGGGCAGAACGGTGTTGTTCCACTTTCAGGGACATTATCTATTAGTAATGAGAAACCAGATTCTGAACCTGCACCGTCTCAGTTCAACCCTTTGGCGGCAAAGGCAGCTACCATAAGCCTCTCAGGTTTTGGAGCTGGAGGAGGGCCTTTTGGTTTTGATTCATTCTCGGAGAAGTGGAAAAACCAAAAGAACTCCAAATCATCTAAAAGAGAATCTTCTTCACAGGTCCAATACCATTAATTATGTCTTTATTCTGCATCTGGCATGCTTTCTTAGCTGTTAAAATGGCTGAATTTCTTTTTAActtaacaacagcaacaacagaccCAATGAAATCCCACACGTGAGGTCTGGGAAGGATAATGTTTACGCAGACGTTAACCCTTCCTTATGAAGGAAGAGAGtatatttccgatagaccctcagctcaagaacAGTGAAAAGGACACAATAAACGAATTAATAATAACAATCGCAAGGAAATAAGACAGCGGAAGCAAATGGCACATCGTGTAGTAACAAAGATCTAGGAATACGAAATATAATTTTCGATTACCTTAACAAATCTTTTATACTGTGAAAGCATAAGCAGAGTTCACTTATATTTACTGCTAGCTAaccttttctttgtttgtttgttttttcaggGAGGAGACTCAAAACATGAAGCACCAAGCAATGAGTGGTTGCATAATGGAAATTGTCCTATTGCGAAGTCATACCGTGCCATGAGTAATGTCCTTCCTCTTGTGGCAAAGGCTATTCAGCCACCTCCTGGTGTGAAGCTCAAGTGTCCACCTGCTATAGTGGCTGCTCGTGCTGCTCTATCACGGACTGCCTTTGCGAAAAACCTGCGACCACAACCTCTGCCTGCAAAAGTACTAGTGATTGGTGTTTTGTGCATGGCAGCAAATGTTCCTTTAGGCATATGGAGAGAACATACGGAAAAGTTTTCTCCGTCATGGTTTGCAGCAGTACACGCAGCTGTGCCATTCATAGGCATTCTGAGGAAGTCTGTGTTGATGCCTAAGACGGCTATGGCATTTACCATTGCAGCATCTGTTCTGGGGCAAGTGATAGGGTCTAGAGCAGAAAGGCTACGGCTCAAAGCAGTTGCAGCGAGCGATTTGGTTCTGACGAAAAATGCTACTTCAGCGCACGGTCTACTAGTAGTTAACGGAGTTAGAGCCGGATACTGCAGCGAAATTGTTGCTTATAACAAGGTTCCTTTTCATGCCAGTTCCATTTCACCAGATAGTGTAGTTAGCTGATGTTTGGCATCTTTAATGTTATTTGATTAGTTTTATGCAGGTTGGCTGCTGATAAATTTTGTTCTTTACATTTTTAGCAGTCCATAGGGAAAAGTTCCACAATAGAGAGAAAAGTGAGAGGATGAGCACTATTCTTGTTTGGTGACAGTATATATattacacacacatacacatatatATTTACGAGTAACAATGATATTTGCGATATTGTTTCCTGTGGCAATATACACAAAAGTGATTTTCTTcctatgtttttttttatatgtCAGTATTGTTGAGTATTTGACGATAAGTTGATTCCTCCTCTGTTACCATCTAAAGTTAGTTGACTGATAAAAGATCATTTTACCTTCATGATGATTACTTGCAATAAGGAGAGTAAAACGAAGAAAAATAGGAATCTGAGTTGAAAGATAGTGGTTCCAACTTGCACTGATCAGTCTCACTTTTTAAACCCTCCATTGTTCTGTTATCTGTTATCCTATTTGTGAGCTTGCTCTCATccaaaaaaaaattgacaaagaaatgaagaaaaaaatggaaaaaggaaggAAACTAGCATAGTAATTCTTGAACTCATATAAATGGGACTATCCCCTTGCACTGGCAACAAAGAAGGTCTAGTGTTATTGCTTGCTTCATGTACAACAGAGATGATCCACCACGGTGACCCAaacgagctggctgagcatgtctgaatggacggcctctatcatgctgaaactgacctcccgaaggaacaccaccaaaactaccagatcctcgaggcctcttggcccccctctcatctcgctcctggcggcGAACTGATTCTATCTCTTTGGCAATGTTAACCGCCTTCTCAAAAGAAGCGCCAgatactctctctctggtcaGAAAAATCCacagctgataagtgaggccatcaacgaacctcctgatcctctccctatctgtggGAACTAGCCAGATAGCATGACGAACCAACTCggagaatctcatctcatactgcatcacggtCATATCCCCCTGATGCAGTGCTTGAACTGGCTGCACAACTCTTTTTTGCGGGAATGCagtacatacttctctaggaagagaatggagaactaatgctaggtaaggggcgctgcaccaacaggcctacgcctctcataagcctcccactaagtgaaggcagctctagaaaactgaaaagtagtaaatgagaccccactagtctttAAAATACCCGCTATACGTAggatcctctaacacttgtccaagaaatcctgggcatccttgccctctgtaccactgaaagtcagaggctaaagtctaccaaatctctccaatcGATGCTGCTCGTCATCAGGCATAACTGGAACCACAAaatcctgagcaggtgcaaccagctgggctggtggtgcctccagtgtctgaagtccctacacaacctgctcgggtgtacgaGCGGTAGGAGTTTGAGTGTCTCCCCCGGACTGAGAAATAGATGATGTAGTAGAAATTGCGACCGCCTGAGCAATACTAGTACACACGgtcaagatctgagccaaggtctcctagagacccggaataacaataggcatagtcggtgcctgagctggtccgagCATCCCCTACTGGAGCCTGATCAtaaactggggcggctggtggatctgcaggtgctgccctagctgcagtacgggctacacccctgcccctaccacagcATCGACCGCTACcttggcctctagtggccccaactggtggtactggtggtcgtccgtcctgatcgatagcacgtgtcctcaccatctgtgagagaatataataacagaagtttaatactagaatcaacagattcgcacgataagaatgtgaagttcttcctaaaggttctgcagcctcccgaagataagtacagacgtctccgtactgatccgtgggactctactaaacctgctcatgacccgtgagacctatgtaacctagactctaataccaacttgtgaTGACCCCAAAAccaactcggtcgtgatggcgcctatcgtgaagctaggccagccaacacatttccaaaataatccatatttcatttaaaacttaagtAAAACCATTTTTCCACTGAAATCCGATAAAAggtataaagtaaaaataaaaaacaaagcgGAAAATACAAGctcgacctcgggtgtcactaagtggtgccatggaatgatccaggctgcaattctcacggtgcacgcccacacgcccatcacttggcatttgcgtcacctcaatattaatcatagaacacatagttcggtggtttcgaaccctcagaaccaagtttggaagcgttacttacctcaagccaagccaaaactctagcccgcaattcCCTTGCCTCTCGGTTCGGCTTCCAAATGTCCCGAGTCTAACCAatatcagtatattatcatcaatatatgctaaaggaatgaaacctATATGAAAAttgtcaaattaactcaaaaacccgaaattggcctaacccgaccctcgggcccacgtctcggaatccaacaaaagtcgCGAAATTAGAAACTCCTTTTACTCccaagttcatacataccaaaattatcaaaatcgaacctcaaatggtccctcaaatccctaaaacTCTCCTATTTCAAGCCCTAATCTTCCAACTTTCTTCTCTAATTCCCACTAatatcatgattaaacaatgaaaaaatGGTCATAAACACAAGTAATAAAGCTTAAGTAGCTTAACCAACTGATAACCCTTGATCCATCTTGAGAAATCACTGCCCAAGCTCAACTCTCGTCATCAAAAATGGAGAAACTTTGCAAAAATTCGTGAAGAAGACCTTTTTATACCTTCTACCCAGTGTTTTCCGCATCTACGGTCTTAGAGTCacttctgcgacgccgcacctgtggaaaaaccatcgcaggtgcggttttcaCTTAACCTTGGAAATCCCGCTTCTCGCTCTTGCGGTCTCGCAAGTGCGGTCCTTGTGCGCACCTGCGATTTTCCTCAGCTCCCCAATTCACCGCATATACGGTccaatctcgcttctgcgaggctcGCATCTggggtccccaatccgcaggtgcggaaatgataGAAGCAACAAAGTTCAGCTGCTTAAACCAAATCTCAATccttccgttaaccatccaaattcatctcgaggccctcggggcctccaccaaaaataccaacaagtcatataccaatATTCAAAATTATTCCAAcattcggaacactcaaaacaacatcaaaacaccaaatcgacctcagattcaagcctaagaacttagaaactttcaaatttcgcaaacgatgccaaaacctatcaaatcaactccgaatgacctaaaattttgcacacacgtcaaaaatgacactatggacctactctaatgtcacgaccccaatccccggtcgtgatggtgcccaacacgatgctaggtaagcccgaccaattcgtcactcacaatcccttatgtagaattcattaccaattaataggatttaatgccaaattaacatgattataactctgtagtaatagataaacagtacggaaaatccataaaatatcaatataaatcccaccgatctggtgtcacgagccaagagcctctaatacaagtctgtgtAGCGACCTATACACAGAGTTGTCTagaatgcggaaaataaagaggataaggggagaaatcgggtcctgcggacgccatgcagctacctcgatgactccAGAATAAGCTGAACAGCAGTAGAAAGCTCAAACTATGCCTCCGgaatacctgtatctgcacacatggtgcagggagtaaagtgagtactccaactcagtgagtaatatcaataaataatgactgacggaaagaaaactcgtaaaacattacgcagttctatattaaaacagtgagaatatcaaaaacaacaactgaatgaagaagttagttaaaagtcctttaagccagtattcatttcatttacatcctcacgataaccgaattcatatttgtactgatgcggcgtgcaacccgatccatatagtatactgctgcggcgcgtagcctgatatatatatatatacacacacactactgcggcgtgcagcccgatccaagaatagtcgactgcgctcactggaggtgtgcagactccggaggggctccttcagcccaagcgctaaactactgcggcgtgcagtccgacccatataatatactactgcggcgtgtagttcgatccatataatatactactgcggcgtgcagtccgatccatataatatactactgcggcgtgcagtccgatccatataatatactactgcggcgtgcagtccgatccatataatatactactgcggcgtgtagtccgatccatataatatacttcTGCGGCATGCAGTTCGATccgcataaatatatatactgctgcggcgtgcagcccgatccatagcatatcaaataccctcaccatggggttctcgacccctctcagtcaatatagacttggcctctcgggcacactaagataagacggggttctcaacccacacgttactctcattaggatttaacaatttctaaagctggttcatattatgtttatcagttaagaacatgactgagggtatgatttcgACAAGAAAAGTGAGGTCAATCAATATAAatgccccctaagggttctacagatcggcacaaggccccaaacatggcaactagcctataatataatgatattaattaagtctgagtcaaaagtacagtagagtcatcaaacgggatggaccgagtccaaatccccagtagtaacagaccccacgctcatcatacagcggtctcatctcaacatagcaccacgttgtgcaaatccggggtttcaaaccttcagaacatcatttataaccattactcacctcaagcaggctgaaatcctagctcgctactcccttgcctcgcaaatcaacctcctcgagcgtcgaatctaatcaaaaccacaagtaatacgttacaataggctaagggaatacaacccaatcaaaaagactcgaaaaatatcaaaaatcacgaagttggcaaaacccgagccccgggcccacttctcgaaaaatcagaaaatggacatcaccggattccttatctcgccacgagtctatacatatcaaatttaccaaaatccgagctcaaatgctccctcaaacccccaaatttctatttcaaaagtcaagccctaatccttccatttttaatcaaatttccatgaatttagatGTTGAATCTACAATTAAAGGACTTTTCTAGGCCATAGGACTCACCTCCAATCGATTCCCAGTCAAAACCCTCTTCAATACTCGTCAAAAGCTCCCAAGGTtactcaacaatggaggaaatgaGACTTGGTTCGCGGGTGAAATGTTTATTAAAACCCTTCTGCCAgcccagattttactctatgcgatcgcatccaagcctctgcgatcgcatagctcaACTTTCCCAGGCCTCCAAAATGTCCTATGCGAACGCAACCCCTTAACTGCGATAGCACTACTTCACCAATTAAACCTACGCGATCACATACACTACtccgcgatcgcattgaacaaagTACCCCTCAGAATCTCAGGTCCATTTAACATTACGCGATCGCATTACTCCTCatgcgatcgcaatgaacaacctcctcaacctatgcgatcgcataccctaTTCCGCGATCGCATTGAGCAATCAGAACAGCCTTCCCCaaaccttctatgcgatcgcaattgCACACCTGCGATCGAAGAGAACAAAAATGTTCTGCAACACTCAGCTGAAATCTGCAACTTCAAAAACCAAgattggtccgattgaccatctgaaatcaccccgaggcccccgggacctcaaccaaaagtgccaacccaatctaaaacatcattcaaactcgttccaatcatcaaaagaccacaaacaacaccaaaaccatcaaattacataggattcaagcctaaatttcttaaaaacttcttaaatacgcatttgatcaaaacccCGACCAAGacacctccgaatgatctgaaattttgcacacacatccaaaatcacataacgaagctactgcaactctcggacttccattccgacccccgtatcaaaatctcacctactaatcggaattcgccaaaatactaacttcgccaattcaagcctaattctactcaggacctccaaaatcaattccgatcacactcctaagccacatatcaacccccgaagctaaccgaatcaccggaaatcacatccgagccctctaactcaatagtcaacatccagttgacttttccaaaacaagccttccttaaagagactaagtgtctcatttcctatcaaaaccaatccgatttaactctaacacaccgaataccgataacgaaacatgaagaagcataaaatggcggaaacggggcagtaactcacgtgacgacgggccgggtcgtcacatcctccgcaactaaaacaaacgctcgtcctcgagcgggtcaagaaacatacctggagcctcaaataggtgaggatatctgcttcaCATCTCTcgatcggtctcccaagtagcctcctccacgggccgacctctccactatacCTTTAccgaagcgatatcctttgatctcaatctccgaacctgacgacccaaaatagccactagctccacatcgtaggtcaaatcatcatccaactggacCATGctaaagtctaaaacatgagacgggtccccaacatacttccggagcatagaaacatggaataccggatgcacactcgacaggctgggtggcaaagcaagctcattagccacctccccaatcctccgaagcacctcaaaatgcccaatgaaccgcggactcaacttgcctttctacccaaacctcataacacccttcatgggcgaaaccttcagcaagaccttctcaccaaccatataggacacatctcgaaccttccggtccgcataactcttctgacgtgaccgagctgtacgaagtctttcctgaatcaccttcactttctctaaggcatcctgaaccaagtctgttcccaacatcctagcctcgccaggctcaaaccaaccaactggagatctacacactctcccatacaaggccttatatggtgccatctaaatgctggactgatagctgttgttgtaggcaaactctgcaagcggcagaaactcatcccaagaacctccaaaatcaataacacaggcgcgcaacatgtcctccagtatctgaatggtgcgctcggattgtccgttcgtctgaggataaaatgatgtgctcaactctacctgagtacccaactctctctgcacggctctcccaaactgcaaagtaaactgagtacccctatctgagataatagacacTAGAACCCCATGCAATCAGACAATCTCCCGGATAAAGATCCCTGCcagccgctccgaagaataggtagtacatactggaatgaagtgcgcggacttggtcagcctgtccataatcacccaaatcgaatcaaacttcttcaaagttcgaggaagaccactcacaaaatccatagtaactctctcccacttccactcaggaataatcatCCGCTGAAGTacgccacccggtctctgatactcgtactttacctgttgacagttgagacaccgagccacataccctactatatcctttttcatccttctccaccagtagtgctgcctcaaatcctgatacatctttgcggaatctggatggatggaataccgcgagatgtgggcctcctccaatatcaactcccgaagcccatccacattgggtacgcaaatccggccctgcatccccAACACGCCATCACCATCAATggtcacatccctggcatcatcATGATGAACCATGTCCTTacggacaagcaaatgtggatcatcatactggcgctctctgatgcggtcacacaaggaagaccgagaaaccacacaagccaacacccgactaggctctgaaatgtctaatctcaccatctgattggccaaagcttgaacatcaactgcaaagggcctctccccaactagaatgtacgccaaactccccatgctaACCGCCTTCCGGCTCAacacatcggccaccacattggccttcccgggtgatacaaaatggtaatatcataatccttgagcaactcaagccacctccgctgcctcaaattaagatcctttttcttgaacaaatgttgaagactgcgatgatcggtgaatacctcacaagatacgccatataaatagtgcctccaaatcttcaaagcatgaactatggcagccaactctaagtcatgaacaaggtagttcttctcgtggggattcaactaacgagaagcatatgaaatcactctaccttcctgca harbors:
- the LOC107820392 gene encoding uncharacterized protein LOC107820392, with translation MEFFRNTSDDTSSFKQDIVSCPFLRNISEPTNFSFSSSVAFPIPVRGGKGPIFEDGPNFDRAFRLFHGQNGVVPLSGTLSISNEKPDSEPAPSQFNPLAAKAATISLSGFGAGGGPFGFDSFSEKWKNQKNSKSSKRESSSQGGDSKHEAPSNEWLHNGNCPIAKSYRAMSNVLPLVAKAIQPPPGVKLKCPPAIVAARAALSRTAFAKNLRPQPLPAKVLVIGVLCMAANVPLGIWREHTEKFSPSWFAAVHAAVPFIGILRKSVLMPKTAMAFTIAASVLGQVIGSRAERLRLKAVAASDLVLTKNATSAHGLLVVNGVRAGYCSEIVAYNKVPFHASSISPDSVVS